The DNA sequence CAGTAGATTTTGGCAAAATACCCACTATATTAGCCGTAAAAAAGCGATAATAGCGATTATCTTCCCGCCGTAGTTCCCCTGGATAGCCCGCAAAATAGACAATTTGTCCTTCACTCAGGCTACCAGAATCGCCCAATTCGGCAGTTTGATAATTTTGGTCACTGCTAAATTGAAATATAGCCAGATCTACCCCTGGCAATTGTTTAATGCTGCTGGCTATTACCTGATGTTTTCGACCATCAATAGTCTGTACGGTGTAGCTCCCTTGATTTTTCATTACGTGCCAGTTGGTCAAGACGGTATAGTTGCCATCCTGGTATTCGAGGATTGAACCAGAACCAACATTCGCTCCATCTATACGGACAACAATTTGTTTGGCACGAAGATTAACTTCTTCTGGCGCAAGAGCCTGAGCTAGTTGAGAGACTTCAGCTTGAGTCTGTTGGGTGGCGATCGCACTGAGTAAGATACCTGATGCTAAGATGCTACTTACTGCCCCTGTAATGGTTAGTTGAGTAATTTTATGCTTAAATTTCATCTATTTAATTTTGAGCGATAATTTTGAGCGGGTTTAACTATAAATAACTACTAAATATTAATAATTTAATTAACCAGATTGGGATAATTATTAGCTATTGTATTTATTGTCGCAAAATAACAATTGTAAGTTTCTCCCGATTGGACAGCAAATGAACTGAAGTTTCTAGCCTATTGCTGCTAAATTATGCTTATTTTAGGGAACAGGAGCAAATACCTTGAGACTTTGAGGTAAGCATTCAATCTCTAGAGGTGTATTGCCGATAATTTCACCATCTAAAACAACTTTTTGGATTGGGTTGGCAGAAATTTTTACTTTTGGCGATCGCAAATGAACAACATTATCTAATCCTGCGTTAGTTCTAATCAGGGCAGCCCCCAACATGCCTAAGAGCGTAGTTACCGCCTGTAGCTTGTTATCCACCGTGGCAATAGTAATATCTAGCAAACCGTCATCGACAACCACTTCACCTATTCCTTGAGCTAAGACTGATGTGGGTGGTGCAGCATTGGCAATGGTGATTGCCCCCGCCTGGAAAGTTCTAATTTCTCCAGCAATTTCGATTTCCGCCTCAAACAGTTGCTGTTCGTCTAACTGCCTCCAACCTGCCATGATATAAGCCAAAGAACCCCAGCGATTTTTAGCCTCGCGATCGGCTTTTTCGATCGTTTCGGCTTCATAACCAATCCCCGCCAAGAGAATTAAGGGCAAATTGTTACATAGAGCAGCATCAATGGTTCTAACTTTCCCTGCCAAAATTATTTCACAAGCTCGTCTAAGTTGATTAATTTGCTGGGTAATACCCAAAGCCATACTAAAAGCATTCGCCGTGCCTCTAGGGATAACGCCCAAAGGAATATCCGTACCGATAACTGCCCCTGCCACTGCCGAGATCGTACCATCACCTCCCGAAGCAATAATCAAATCAGCATCCTGAGCGATCGCCTGTTCGGCTAATTCTCGCGGATCGATATCAGGACTAGTTAAATGAACCTCAAGGTGTAAATGAGGCTCTAAAGTTTGCTTAATAAATTCCAAGTCTTGTTGGCCGTTGCCATTACCCGATA is a window from the Pleurocapsa minor HA4230-MV1 genome containing:
- the mgsA gene encoding methylglyoxal synthase, which codes for MARTIALIAHDAKKDEMVNFALNHQPLLSRYHLIATGITGKRIKDATKLKIEIMASGSLGGDVQIAAKVVAGEVIAVIFLIDPLNAQPDEPDIQALLRICNLHLVPLATNLATAEAIANSFAQSLVAHLIFNPISGNGNGQQDLEFIKQTLEPHLHLEVHLTSPDIDPRELAEQAIAQDADLIIASGGDGTISAVAGAVIGTDIPLGVIPRGTANAFSMALGITQQINQLRRACEIILAGKVRTIDAALCNNLPLILLAGIGYEAETIEKADREAKNRWGSLAYIMAGWRQLDEQQLFEAEIEIAGEIRTFQAGAITIANAAPPTSVLAQGIGEVVVDDGLLDITIATVDNKLQAVTTLLGMLGAALIRTNAGLDNVVHLRSPKVKISANPIQKVVLDGEIIGNTPLEIECLPQSLKVFAPVP